Below is a window of Candidatus Poribacteria bacterium DNA.
ACATGATACTGGCACAGCTTGCCATTCATTTTCAGGATAGGCTGGAGGGGTATCTGTGGAATGGAAGAGAATTTACACAAAAAACTTAACAGACCCGTAGCTTGAGTCTCCTACAAATTTTCCATGCACCCCTCACCATCTCAAGTCAGATGAATAATATTACCTCAAGATTTTCATTCCAGCGGATACGCCTCTTCATTGCCCCCGGTATCATTATATGTGAGCGATAGAGCGGGCTTGTTGTCACCGTGGATTTTATTGTATAATCCCCTGACCGGGAGGTTGAGATGAAAGCCGCTGTGCTCGTCAAAACAGGTGAGGAGTTGGTAATCCAGGAGAGGAATATCCCATCGCCCAAAGATGGTGAGGCGCTGGCCAGGGTAGAGATGTGCGGCGTGTGCACATCAGACCTGATGGCCCTGAGAGGTGAGGTGACGGATTATTCCCCGCCCGTCGTCATGGGACATGAGATCGCCGCCACAGTCGTCGAAAGCAGAAATCCGGAGCTTAAGGTCGGCGAACGGATCACACTTAACCCGATGGTTACATGCGGCCGATGTGTTTTCTGCAAGCGGGATCAGGGAAAATACTGCGAGAAGCTTTACGGTTTCGGACATGATATAGATGGCGGCTATGCCGAATATATGCTGATACCGGAACAGGCGATCCGAATCGGTGGCGTGATCCGAGCCCCCCGGGATATGCCGTCAGAGGATCTGATCTTCGTCGAACCGCTCGGCTGCTGCCTGAACGCATGGAGGGAGACCGAGTTCCGTCGCGATCTCGTTATACTCGGCGCCGGCCCTATAGGGCTTATCTTCCTCAAGCTGGCGATCCGATCCGGTCTGCGAACAGCCGTCTTCGAGCCGCTGAGTGAAAGGAGGAAATGGGCTCACAGGCTCGGCGCCGATGGGGTTTTCGGGGTAGAGGAGGATGAGGTGGAGAGATTTAAAGAGACGATGGACGGCGGGGCCGATACGGTGATAATCGCCACAAACAATCCCGAAGCGATCGATCTGGCCTTCAAGGTGGCCAGACGGGGGGCCTTTCTTAATTTCTTCGGCCTGTTCCCAAAGGGGAACGAGCTGAGACTTGAACTCGAAAATCTGCATTTTATGGGATACAGGTTGATCGCATCGTGGGCCTTTTCAAAATGGAGCCTTAAAGCCGCTATGGATGAGCTCGCCTCGGGAGAGATAAATCTCAGATCTCTTTTAACGCATGTCCTCCCGATAGAAAGGATAAACGAGGCCTTAAGGATAGTTGATGGGAGAAGGGGGATGAAGGTGGCGATCAAACCATGACCGATGGGAAATTGAGCAAGCTTCATGCCTATCTGGAGATCATTCGGTATCCTTTGTTTCCTATACCGATCGTTTCCACCCTTCCCGGAGCCATGATAGCCAGCGATGGGAGGATCTCATGGCGGTTTCCCCTGGCCCTTTTGACGGCAACTCTTGGATATTTCGCGGGGATGATGAAAAACGATTATTTTCACCGCGATCTGGACGCCAAGGCCCATCCGAATAGACCGATCCCATCTGGCAGACTCTCGGCGAGGGAGGTTTTCATCGTTGCAAGCTCGCTATACCTCCTCTGCGTGGCCCTGGGGTTCGCGATGAACTGGAAGGCGGGCCTCATGGTTGTGATTCTGGTGATGATCTCACATCTGTATAACGCCATCTTCAAGCAGAAAGGAGTTTGGGGAAGCATATCGCTGCCGCTGGGGATAGGGCTTTTGAGCATCTTCGGCTCGCTGGCGGTCTCGGGTGGAATTCCCGCTCTGACCTGGTATGCTTTCGGATCGATCTTCCTTTTCGATTTCGGAACCCACATAGTCACGACGTTCAAGGATATAGAGCGCGATAGAGACCTCGGCGTGGTGACCACGCCTATACAGATAGGGATTAGACCGTCATTGGCGCTATCGGGGATAGCAACAGTTGGGGCTTTTCTTCTCGCCCTCATGCCTCTTCTTGAAGGCGAGATCGGTTGGGAGTATACGATATGGCTTGCACTGGCCCTCATAATAACCGGTATTACAAGGGTCCCTCTCATGATAAGGCCCAATGAGAGAAACGGATATCTGGCCTTGAAGGGGGCGATGACCGGATCTATCAGCTTCTTCCCCGCTTTGGCTGCGGCGATGATGCCGATATGGGTTTCGGCCATCACCATTTTGCCGCTGATTCTCATCTCATGGCTTCTCCTTCAGAGATCGAAACAGGAGGTCTGAAATTGAGACATCTCAAGGAGATCGAAGATCTCGTCAGGGAGACCTTCTCACTCTGGGATGAGAAGCGACAGGGGTTCTCCTGGAGAAACTACTATTGGAACCACACATCGCGCGTCAGGGCCTTATGCCTTGAAATCGGAGGAAAGGAAGGGGCCGATCTGGAGAAGCTCGCCTACGCGGCGACGCTTCATGATATCACCAAACGCTACGACGGACGCATCCTGACAGATGAGAACGGAAGGAGGATAACGGACGAGAAAGGGTTCTGGATGACCGAGCTTGTCATGCCCAAGAGGGAGAACCTCGTGACCAAACTCTACCATGAACATAACCTCTATCATACCCTCCATAACATCTCGGGAGCGTTTATAGCGGGTAAGATCCTTGAAAGATATGGATTCCCCTCTGACTTCATCGAGTCGGTGAAGCTCATCATCGAAGCTCATCTAAAACCCCTCAACGCCGATGAGGATGAGTTGAAAAGGCTGTATTCCCCTCTGGAATCACGGATACTTCACGATGCGGACATGATGGACGCCAACCTCGGATATGTGGCCTTCTTCAGGAATATACAGATACACACCTACAGCATGATACGGAGAAACGGCAGGGCTGATCTGAGGAGATACGTTGAGGGCCTGCCCAGGTGGATCGATATGAAGGAGAGCTTCGTCGAAAGGCTTATGACCCAGACGGCCAGGCATATGGGGGAGGAAAGACAGAGGAGAAAAAGGGAGCTGTGGGGAAAGTTGAGGATGGAGCTGGAGGAGTTCGAATTCAACAGACGGTATGGACTGCTGGGCGTCATAGAGTATTTCATGAGCTGCGCCGACGATCCGAACCTCGTCGAGCAGATGTCTTATCTTGAGAGGAGATGGATACCGCAGAGATTAAACTGGAT
It encodes the following:
- a CDS encoding UbiA family prenyltransferase; the protein is MTDGKLSKLHAYLEIIRYPLFPIPIVSTLPGAMIASDGRISWRFPLALLTATLGYFAGMMKNDYFHRDLDAKAHPNRPIPSGRLSAREVFIVASSLYLLCVALGFAMNWKAGLMVVILVMISHLYNAIFKQKGVWGSISLPLGIGLLSIFGSLAVSGGIPALTWYAFGSIFLFDFGTHIVTTFKDIERDRDLGVVTTPIQIGIRPSLALSGIATVGAFLLALMPLLEGEIGWEYTIWLALALIITGITRVPLMIRPNERNGYLALKGAMTGSISFFPALAAAMMPIWVSAITILPLILISWLLLQRSKQEV
- a CDS encoding HD domain-containing protein produces the protein MRHLKEIEDLVRETFSLWDEKRQGFSWRNYYWNHTSRVRALCLEIGGKEGADLEKLAYAATLHDITKRYDGRILTDENGRRITDEKGFWMTELVMPKRENLVTKLYHEHNLYHTLHNISGAFIAGKILERYGFPSDFIESVKLIIEAHLKPLNADEDELKRLYSPLESRILHDADMMDANLGYVAFFRNIQIHTYSMIRRNGRADLRRYVEGLPRWIDMKESFVERLMTQTARHMGEERQRRKRELWGKLRMELEEFEFNRRYGLLGVIEYFMSCADDPNLVEQMSYLERRWIPQRLNWIEGEGDTDVRSEARRAVERVIEFKRLLSGEIEGRA
- a CDS encoding alcohol dehydrogenase catalytic domain-containing protein — translated: MKAAVLVKTGEELVIQERNIPSPKDGEALARVEMCGVCTSDLMALRGEVTDYSPPVVMGHEIAATVVESRNPELKVGERITLNPMVTCGRCVFCKRDQGKYCEKLYGFGHDIDGGYAEYMLIPEQAIRIGGVIRAPRDMPSEDLIFVEPLGCCLNAWRETEFRRDLVILGAGPIGLIFLKLAIRSGLRTAVFEPLSERRKWAHRLGADGVFGVEEDEVERFKETMDGGADTVIIATNNPEAIDLAFKVARRGAFLNFFGLFPKGNELRLELENLHFMGYRLIASWAFSKWSLKAAMDELASGEINLRSLLTHVLPIERINEALRIVDGRRGMKVAIKP